In Phreatobacter stygius, a genomic segment contains:
- a CDS encoding Bug family tripartite tricarboxylate transporter substrate binding protein, protein MHGSMIDRRALLAGAAALAAGTRLAQAAFPERPITLVVPFAAGSGTDTVARVVAEQLSSRLGQGVVVENRAGANGSVAATFVARAPADGYTLFMTTNTTHSANPSLMKNLTYDPVADFAPVARLGNLPFMLVVDPRLPVKSVAELVAHAKANPGKLSYASGNSTGIVAGATFMRRAGFEALHVPFRSTPPAITEILAGRISMMFVDITAALTQVQAGAIRALAVTTAERSKLLPNLPSMQEAGVAEFDITSWNGVFAPARTAPDVVARLNRELRAIVADPAIATKLAGVGFDAFSGPPEELGVFVKAQIGNWARMIRDAGIQAE, encoded by the coding sequence ATGCACGGATCCATGATCGACCGCCGCGCCTTGCTGGCCGGCGCGGCGGCGCTCGCCGCCGGTACGCGGTTGGCGCAGGCCGCCTTTCCCGAGCGGCCGATCACCCTGGTCGTGCCTTTCGCAGCGGGCAGCGGCACCGACACGGTGGCGCGCGTGGTTGCCGAACAGCTGTCGAGCCGGCTCGGCCAGGGCGTGGTGGTGGAAAACCGGGCGGGTGCCAACGGCTCGGTGGCGGCGACCTTCGTGGCCCGCGCCCCGGCCGATGGCTACACGCTGTTCATGACGACCAACACCACGCACTCGGCCAATCCGAGCCTGATGAAAAACCTGACCTATGATCCGGTGGCGGATTTCGCACCGGTGGCCCGGCTCGGCAACCTGCCCTTCATGCTGGTGGTCGATCCGCGGCTGCCGGTGAAATCGGTGGCCGAGCTGGTCGCCCATGCCAAGGCCAATCCGGGCAAGCTGTCTTATGCCAGCGGCAATTCCACCGGCATCGTGGCTGGTGCGACATTCATGCGCCGCGCCGGGTTCGAGGCGCTGCATGTGCCGTTCCGTTCGACGCCGCCGGCGATCACCGAAATTCTCGCCGGCCGGATTTCCATGATGTTCGTCGACATCACCGCGGCGCTGACCCAGGTCCAGGCCGGCGCGATCCGGGCGCTGGCGGTGACCACCGCCGAACGCTCCAAATTGTTGCCGAACCTGCCCTCGATGCAGGAGGCCGGCGTCGCCGAATTCGACATCACCTCATGGAACGGGGTGTTTGCGCCGGCCCGCACCGCGCCCGATGTGGTCGCCAGGCTGAACCGCGAACTGCGCGCCATCGTCGCCGATCCGGCCATCGCCACGAAACTGGCCGGTGTCGGCTTCGACGCCTTTTCCGGGCCGCCGGAGGAGCTCGGGGTGTTCGTCAAGGCACAGATCGGCAATTGGGCGCGGATGATTCGCGACGCCGGGATCCAGGCCGAATAA
- a CDS encoding cupin domain-containing protein, whose amino-acid sequence MTAETGRSGEVAPRRYHVREADVPGYHPANHTGTTNRRLIGRETVGAESVEMLLGTIEKGNGALPHAHPGIDQICYLLAGAARAEIDGQSFDMVPGDSCFFPAGMEHVFTVTSATPVRVLVVYTPPYEENPKRVIRR is encoded by the coding sequence ATGACGGCCGAGACCGGGCGCTCCGGCGAAGTTGCGCCGCGCCGCTACCACGTCCGTGAGGCGGACGTGCCGGGTTATCATCCCGCCAATCACACCGGCACCACCAACCGCCGCCTGATCGGGCGCGAGACGGTTGGGGCCGAAAGCGTCGAAATGCTGCTCGGCACGATCGAGAAGGGCAATGGCGCGCTGCCCCATGCCCATCCCGGCATCGACCAGATCTGCTATCTGCTGGCCGGCGCCGCGCGGGCCGAGATCGACGGCCAGAGCTTCGACATGGTTCCCGGCGACAGCTGCTTTTTTCCAGCCGGCATGGAGCATGTCTTCACGGTGACCAGCGCGACGCCGGTGCGCGTGCTGGTCGTCTATACGCCGCCATACGAAGAGAACCCGAAACGGGTCATTCGCCGCTAG
- a CDS encoding 2-hydroxychromene-2-carboxylate isomerase has translation MTVSAARTVEFLFDFGSPNAYLAWQVLPGIAARRAATVRLVPCLLGGIFKATNNQSPMQAFGGIKGKLAYEMLETRRFVARHGLSRFRFNPHFPVNTLLIMRGLVAAEIAGVAERYVPAVLAAMWEAGEKMDDPVVVLRVLNEAGLDGESLVARSQDADVKAMLVANTEAAVARGVFGIPTFFVGTEMFFGKDRLGQVEEELAKPEP, from the coding sequence ATGACCGTGTCGGCCGCGAGGACCGTGGAGTTCCTGTTCGATTTCGGCAGCCCCAATGCCTATCTCGCCTGGCAGGTGCTGCCGGGCATCGCCGCGCGCAGGGCTGCGACCGTCAGGCTGGTGCCCTGCCTGCTCGGCGGCATCTTCAAGGCGACCAACAACCAGTCGCCGATGCAGGCCTTCGGCGGCATCAAGGGCAAGCTTGCCTATGAGATGCTGGAGACCCGGCGCTTTGTCGCAAGGCACGGGCTCAGCCGGTTTCGCTTCAACCCGCATTTCCCGGTCAACACCCTGTTGATCATGCGCGGCCTGGTCGCCGCCGAAATCGCCGGCGTGGCCGAGCGCTACGTCCCGGCCGTGCTCGCGGCGATGTGGGAGGCCGGCGAAAAAATGGACGATCCGGTGGTGGTGTTGCGGGTCCTGAACGAGGCCGGCCTCGATGGCGAGAGCCTGGTCGCGCGCAGCCAGGACGCGGACGTGAAGGCGATGCTCGTCGCCAATACCGAAGCCGCGGTGGCGCGCGGCGTGTTCGGCATTCCCACCTTTTTCGTCGGGACCGAGATGTTTTTCGGCAAGGACCGGCTCGGCCAGGTCGAGGAGGAGCTGGCGAAACCCGAGCCGTAG
- a CDS encoding SDR family oxidoreductase has translation MAEQSQAGQGVCLVVGAGEGVGSAIARAFARDGLTVCLTRRPRHLDTLERLAASIREDGGKAHAFGVDAREETEMVELFDRIEAEIGPLAVVVFNIGANVWFPIVETTTRVYTKVWEMAALAGFLTGREAARVMTPRGRGTVIFTGATASLRGRAQFSAFAGAKHGLRALAQSMARELGPKGLHVAHVVIDGTIDGSFARGRLPDLDERLARDEVLKPDEIARNYVWLHRQGRSAWTHEMDLRPWTEAW, from the coding sequence ATGGCGGAGCAGTCACAAGCCGGGCAAGGCGTCTGTCTGGTCGTCGGCGCCGGGGAGGGGGTCGGCAGCGCCATTGCCCGCGCCTTTGCGCGCGATGGCCTGACCGTCTGCCTGACCCGCCGGCCACGCCATCTCGACACGCTGGAGCGGCTCGCCGCGTCGATCCGCGAGGATGGCGGCAAGGCTCATGCGTTTGGCGTCGATGCGCGCGAAGAGACCGAAATGGTCGAGCTGTTCGACCGTATCGAGGCCGAGATCGGGCCGCTCGCGGTGGTCGTCTTCAATATCGGCGCCAATGTCTGGTTCCCGATCGTCGAGACCACCACCCGGGTCTATACCAAGGTCTGGGAAATGGCGGCGCTCGCCGGCTTCCTGACCGGCCGCGAGGCGGCGCGGGTGATGACGCCGCGCGGACGCGGCACGGTGATCTTCACCGGCGCCACCGCCAGCCTGCGCGGCCGTGCCCAGTTCTCGGCCTTTGCCGGCGCCAAGCATGGCCTCAGGGCGCTGGCCCAGAGCATGGCGCGCGAGCTCGGCCCGAAGGGCCTGCATGTCGCCCATGTCGTGATCGACGGCACCATTGACGGCAGCTTCGCGCGCGGCCGGCTGCCCGATCTCGACGAGCGGCTGGCGCGCGACGAGGTGCTGAAGCCCGACGAGATCGCCCGCAATTACGTCTGGCTCCACCGGCAGGGCCGCTCGGCCTGGACCCATGAGATGGATCTCAGGCCCTGGACGGAGGCCTGGTGA
- a CDS encoding ring-opening amidohydrolase — MPIARVHRLAASGPDDASGLEAAIQAGAIDPGGILAIFGKTEGNGCVNDFSRGFATQSLSLALARHIGPERAAEVCYVMSGGTEGAMSPHWTVFERVEGDGLAGPALAIGRVHTAALPAEALGRLGQVDQVAEAVRAAMRQAAIEDPEDVHFVQIKCPLLTNRRIGEAEARGVTVAVRDTLKSMGLSRGASSLGVAVALGEVPRSAVSDVVIGRDFSLWSARASASAGVELSHHEVVVLGRSAAWSGLITIDHAVMADAIDIEPVRAALARVGLPADGQLDPRQRSHLVALLAKAEASPDGELRGERHTMLDDSDISSTRHARAYVAGALGGLVGRSMIYVSGGAEHQGPPGGGPVAVIVER, encoded by the coding sequence ATGCCGATCGCCCGCGTTCACCGCCTTGCTGCCAGCGGCCCCGACGACGCCTCGGGACTGGAGGCCGCGATCCAGGCCGGGGCCATCGATCCGGGCGGCATCCTGGCGATCTTCGGCAAGACCGAGGGCAATGGCTGCGTCAATGATTTCTCCCGCGGGTTTGCCACGCAGTCGCTGAGCCTGGCGCTTGCCCGCCATATCGGGCCTGAGCGCGCGGCCGAGGTCTGTTACGTCATGTCGGGGGGCACCGAAGGCGCCATGTCGCCGCATTGGACGGTGTTCGAGCGGGTCGAAGGCGATGGGCTCGCCGGCCCGGCCCTGGCGATCGGACGGGTCCATACCGCAGCCTTGCCGGCCGAAGCGCTCGGCCGGCTCGGCCAGGTCGATCAGGTTGCCGAGGCGGTACGGGCGGCGATGCGGCAGGCGGCGATCGAGGACCCCGAGGATGTTCATTTCGTCCAGATCAAGTGTCCGCTCTTGACCAACAGGCGAATCGGCGAGGCGGAGGCTCGCGGCGTCACGGTTGCGGTGCGCGACACCTTGAAATCGATGGGCCTGTCGCGCGGCGCATCGTCGCTCGGCGTGGCGGTCGCGCTCGGCGAGGTCCCGCGCTCGGCTGTGTCGGACGTGGTGATCGGCCGCGATTTCAGCCTGTGGTCGGCCAGGGCCAGCGCTTCGGCCGGGGTCGAGCTCAGCCATCACGAGGTCGTCGTGCTCGGCCGCTCGGCCGCCTGGTCCGGTCTCATCACCATCGACCACGCGGTCATGGCGGATGCCATCGACATCGAGCCGGTCAGGGCGGCGCTCGCCCGGGTCGGGCTGCCGGCCGACGGCCAGCTCGATCCGCGCCAGCGCAGCCACCTGGTGGCGCTTTTGGCCAAGGCCGAGGCGAGCCCGGACGGCGAATTGCGCGGCGAGCGCCACACCATGCTGGACGATTCCGATATTTCGTCGACCCGCCATGCCCGGGCCTATGTCGCCGGCGCGCTTGGCGGGCTGGTCGGGCGATCGATGATCTATGTCTCGGGCGGCGCCGAACATCAGGGACCGCCCGGCGGCGGGCCGGTGGCCGTCATCGTCGAGCGCTAA
- the rpmB gene encoding 50S ribosomal protein L28: protein MSRRCELTGKGVLVGHRVSHSNIKTKHRFLPNLQNISFTSELLGQSISLRVSTHALRSVDHNGGLDAFLAKARAEVLSPKARQLKATIAKKRAEAAEPAAA from the coding sequence ATGTCGCGTCGTTGTGAACTCACCGGTAAGGGTGTTCTGGTTGGCCACCGGGTCAGCCACTCGAACATCAAGACGAAGCACCGCTTCCTGCCGAACCTGCAGAACATCTCCTTCACGTCCGAACTGCTCGGCCAGAGCATTTCGCTGCGCGTGTCGACCCACGCTCTGCGTTCGGTCGATCACAATGGCGGCCTGGACGCATTCCTGGCCAAGGCCCGCGCCGAGGTTCTCTCGCCGAAGGCCCGTCAGCTGAAGGCGACCATCGCCAAGAAGCGCGCCGAGGCTGCCGAGCCGGCCGCCGCCTGA
- a CDS encoding Tim44 domain-containing protein, giving the protein MTTKSLFRMTAVASVALMLGALAAEARPGGGRSSGSRGSNTHSAPPATNTAPSTAQPMQRTTAPTPAPGTQQPGMGQRPPAANQPAAQGSRWGGLGMGLAAGFLGAGLFGLLSGGGFLSGLGSLMGMVGFLFQVALIGGVIFLVVRFLRGRREQQAGGPMPAHARMGGADPMPNGPIPGMAGGSVASPSAAPSDKIGVTGQDFDQFERRLQEVQDAYSREDLNALRAVATPEMVSYFAEDLKANADKGAVNRISNVKLLQGDLSEAWREQDGDYATVAMRYGLTDVTLERASGRIIAGNPRGEEVTELWTFRRPHGGTWQLSAIQQAA; this is encoded by the coding sequence ATGACGACCAAAAGCCTTTTCCGCATGACCGCCGTGGCCTCCGTGGCTCTCATGCTGGGCGCGCTCGCAGCCGAAGCCCGGCCGGGCGGCGGCCGCTCCTCGGGTAGCCGCGGCAGCAACACCCATTCCGCCCCGCCCGCCACCAATACCGCGCCCTCGACGGCGCAGCCGATGCAGCGCACCACCGCGCCGACACCGGCGCCCGGCACCCAGCAGCCCGGCATGGGCCAGCGGCCTCCGGCGGCCAACCAGCCAGCGGCCCAAGGGTCGCGCTGGGGTGGTCTCGGCATGGGCCTCGCCGCGGGCTTCCTCGGCGCCGGCCTGTTCGGCCTGTTGTCCGGCGGCGGCTTCCTGAGCGGCCTCGGCTCGCTCATGGGCATGGTCGGCTTCCTGTTCCAGGTCGCCCTGATCGGCGGCGTGATCTTCCTGGTCGTGCGCTTCCTGCGCGGCCGGCGCGAACAGCAGGCTGGTGGCCCGATGCCGGCTCATGCCCGCATGGGCGGCGCCGACCCGATGCCGAACGGTCCGATCCCCGGCATGGCCGGCGGTTCGGTGGCCTCGCCTTCGGCCGCCCCGTCGGACAAGATCGGCGTGACCGGTCAGGACTTCGACCAGTTCGAGCGGCGCCTCCAGGAGGTGCAGGACGCCTATTCGCGTGAGGATCTGAACGCTTTGCGTGCAGTCGCGACGCCGGAAATGGTGTCCTATTTCGCCGAAGACCTGAAAGCCAATGCCGACAAGGGTGCGGTCAACCGCATCTCCAACGTCAAGCTGCTGCAGGGCGACCTGTCGGAAGCTTGGCGCGAGCAGGATGGCGACTATGCCACCGTCGCCATGCGTTACGGCCTGACCGACGTCACGCTGGAGCGCGCCTCGGGCCGCATCATCGCCGGCAATCCGCGCGGTGAAGAGGTCACTGAGCTGTGGACCTTCCGCAGGCCGCATGGCGGCACCTGGCAGCTGTCGGCGATCCAGCAGGCCGCCTGA